In the Klebsiella aerogenes KCTC 2190 genome, one interval contains:
- a CDS encoding DcrB family lipoprotein, with amino-acid sequence MRNLVKYVGIGLLVMGLAACDNSDSKAPTVGAAAESNTSGQAISLLDGKLSFTLPAGMADQSGKLGTQANNMHVYSDATGQKAVIVIVGDNTNEDLAVLSKRLEDQQRSRDPQLQVVSNKSIEIKGHTLQQLDSIISAKGQTAWSSVLLGKIDDKLLTLQVTLPADNQQQAQTEAESIVNTLVIN; translated from the coding sequence ATGCGCAATTTGGTTAAATATGTCGGTATTGGCCTGCTGGTTATGGGGCTTGCGGCCTGTGATAACAGCGATTCAAAAGCGCCGACCGTCGGGGCGGCAGCAGAGAGCAATACCAGCGGCCAGGCGATTAGCCTGCTGGATGGTAAACTGAGCTTCACTCTGCCCGCGGGCATGGCCGACCAGAGCGGTAAGCTCGGTACCCAGGCCAACAATATGCATGTCTATTCTGACGCCACCGGCCAGAAAGCGGTGATTGTGATTGTCGGCGACAACACTAATGAAGATCTGGCGGTGCTGTCCAAACGTCTGGAAGATCAGCAGCGCAGCCGCGACCCGCAGCTGCAGGTTGTGTCTAACAAATCGATTGAGATTAAAGGCCACACCTTACAGCAACTGGACAGCATCATCTCCGCCAAAGGTCAGACCGCGTGGTCTTCCGTGCTGCTCGGTAAGATCGATGACAAATTGCTGACCCTGCAGGTCACTCTGCCAGCGGACAACCAGCAGCAGGCGCAGACCGAAGCGGAAAGCATCGTCAACACGCTGGTCATTAACTAA
- a CDS encoding MFS transporter: MPEPVAEPALNGLRLNLRIVSVVIFNFASYLTIGLPLAVLPGYVHDVMGFSAFWAGLVISLQYFATLLSRPHAGRYADLLGPKKIVVFGLCGCFLSGLSYLLAAWSSSWPLLSLLLLCLGRAILGIGQSFAGTGSTLWGVGVVGSLHIGRVISWNGIVTYGAMAMGAPLGVLCYSYIGLSGLAMVIMAVALVAIICALPRTAVKATKGKAMSFRAVLGRVWPYGMALALASAGFGVIATFITLFYDAKGWDGAAFALTLFSCAFVGTRLLFPNGINRLGGLNVAMLCFSVEVIGLLLVGFAQTPLMAKVGTFLTGAGFSLVFPALGVVAVKAVPQHNQGSALATYTVFMDLSLGITGPLAGLLMAWTGIPTIYLAAAGLVMAALLLCWRLKKRPPVVEPEAAASGQ; encoded by the coding sequence ATGCCCGAACCCGTCGCCGAACCGGCGCTCAATGGACTGCGCCTTAATCTGCGGATTGTCTCCGTCGTTATTTTCAACTTTGCCAGCTATCTCACCATCGGGCTGCCGTTGGCGGTTCTGCCGGGCTACGTTCACGATGTGATGGGTTTTAGCGCCTTCTGGGCCGGGCTGGTGATTAGTCTCCAGTATTTCGCCACGCTGCTGAGCCGACCGCACGCCGGGCGCTACGCCGATCTGCTCGGGCCGAAAAAGATTGTCGTTTTCGGCCTGTGCGGCTGTTTCCTGAGTGGTTTGAGCTACCTGCTGGCAGCCTGGAGCAGCAGCTGGCCACTGCTGAGTCTGCTGCTGTTATGCCTTGGACGAGCGATCCTCGGCATTGGCCAGAGCTTTGCCGGCACGGGGTCGACGCTATGGGGCGTAGGCGTTGTCGGCTCGCTGCATATCGGGCGGGTGATTTCGTGGAACGGCATTGTGACCTACGGCGCGATGGCGATGGGCGCGCCGCTGGGCGTGCTGTGCTATTCATACATTGGCCTCAGCGGCCTGGCGATGGTCATTATGGCGGTTGCTCTGGTGGCTATCATTTGCGCGCTACCGCGAACGGCGGTGAAGGCAACGAAAGGGAAAGCGATGTCATTTCGCGCGGTGCTGGGCCGGGTTTGGCCTTACGGCATGGCGCTGGCGTTGGCTTCTGCCGGCTTTGGGGTTATCGCGACCTTTATTACCCTGTTTTATGACGCGAAAGGCTGGGACGGCGCGGCCTTTGCGTTAACGCTGTTCAGCTGCGCGTTTGTCGGCACGCGGCTGCTTTTTCCCAACGGTATTAACCGCCTCGGCGGCCTGAACGTGGCGATGCTCTGTTTTAGCGTGGAGGTTATTGGCCTGCTGCTGGTGGGCTTTGCACAGACGCCGCTGATGGCGAAAGTCGGGACTTTCCTCACCGGCGCGGGGTTCTCGCTGGTCTTCCCGGCGCTGGGCGTGGTGGCGGTAAAAGCCGTACCGCAGCATAATCAGGGCTCGGCGCTGGCGACCTATACCGTATTTATGGATTTGTCGTTGGGGATAACCGGGCCGCTGGCCGGGCTTTTGATGGCGTGGACCGGGATACCGACGATTTATCTGGCGGCGGCAGGGCTGGTGATGGCCGCGCTACTGCTGTGCTGGCGGTTAAAAAAACGGCCCCCGGTGGTTGAACCGGAGGCCGCTGCATCAGGGCAATAA
- a CDS encoding beta-ketoacyl synthase chain length factor, with protein sequence MNFTLNIIDWQARAPGLCEAEQWQQWSRYSHTIDPAAPAAKLNELPMMTARRLSSGSKLAVECGLAMLRRHEIDAVLYTSRHGELERNYRILHALAMEQAVSPTDFALSVHNSAVGNLTIAAKKPIASSSLSAGRDTFQQGLYEVMGLLQAGYQRVLMVDFDGFLPDFYHSQLPTAMPTWPYATAWVIESGGEWQCQAERYDAVPESPLPQSLLFLRHYLQNSHTFTLPGERVQWRWSRA encoded by the coding sequence ATGAATTTTACCCTGAACATAATCGACTGGCAGGCGAGAGCGCCTGGGCTTTGCGAAGCCGAACAGTGGCAGCAATGGTCACGGTATTCGCACACCATCGATCCGGCGGCCCCGGCGGCCAAACTCAACGAACTGCCAATGATGACCGCTCGCCGACTTAGCTCCGGCAGCAAGCTGGCGGTTGAGTGCGGGCTGGCGATGCTGCGCCGCCATGAGATCGACGCCGTTCTCTATACCAGCCGTCACGGCGAGCTAGAGCGCAACTATCGGATCCTCCACGCCCTGGCGATGGAGCAAGCGGTATCGCCTACCGATTTCGCCCTATCGGTACATAATTCCGCCGTCGGTAATCTGACGATTGCGGCCAAAAAGCCCATTGCGTCGTCATCGCTTTCTGCCGGGCGCGACACTTTCCAGCAGGGATTATATGAAGTCATGGGGCTTCTGCAGGCAGGTTATCAACGCGTGTTGATGGTTGATTTTGATGGTTTTCTGCCGGATTTTTACCATTCGCAGCTGCCGACGGCTATGCCGACCTGGCCCTATGCGACGGCCTGGGTTATTGAGTCCGGCGGCGAATGGCAGTGCCAGGCTGAGCGCTATGATGCCGTTCCTGAAAGCCCCCTACCGCAAAGCCTGCTGTTTTTACGGCACTATCTGCAGAATTCCCATACGTTCACCCTGCCCGGCGAGCGCGTGCAGTGGCGCTGGAGCCGCGCATGA
- a CDS encoding lysophospholipid acyltransferase family protein has protein sequence MTPLLQRLNRLWRAAMTGFCFALFGVGGLLLSLIWFNLLLIVVRDSTRRRRLARRSISASFRVFLNVVKAVGVLDYQIKGREILRQERGCLVVANHPSLIDYVMLASVMPETDCLVKSALLKNPFVSGVIRAADYLINDRADTLLPASRQRLQQGDTILIFPEGTRTVPGEKMQLQRGAANIAVRCGSDLRVVVIRCTEHMLGKQSKWYDPPRTKPLFTVEVGERLRIDQFYDANTQEPALAARQLNRHILLKLESGVAPETGINDGSALS, from the coding sequence ATGACGCCGCTTTTGCAACGGTTAAATCGCCTGTGGCGCGCGGCGATGACCGGTTTTTGTTTCGCGCTGTTTGGCGTCGGTGGGCTGCTGCTCTCACTGATCTGGTTCAATCTGCTGCTGATCGTAGTGCGCGATAGCACCCGCCGTCGTCGTCTCGCACGGCGCAGCATTTCCGCCAGCTTTCGCGTTTTTCTTAACGTCGTGAAAGCCGTCGGCGTACTGGACTACCAGATTAAAGGGCGCGAGATTTTACGTCAGGAGCGCGGTTGCCTGGTGGTCGCTAATCATCCCAGCCTCATCGACTACGTGATGCTGGCCTCGGTGATGCCGGAAACCGACTGTCTGGTGAAAAGCGCGTTGCTGAAAAACCCATTTGTCAGCGGCGTGATCCGCGCGGCGGATTATTTGATTAACGATCGCGCCGATACCCTGCTTCCGGCCAGTCGGCAACGCTTACAGCAGGGCGATACTATTTTGATTTTCCCGGAAGGAACCCGAACGGTGCCGGGAGAAAAAATGCAGCTGCAGCGCGGCGCGGCCAATATCGCCGTGCGCTGCGGCAGCGATTTACGCGTTGTCGTTATCCGCTGTACCGAGCATATGCTGGGCAAACAGAGCAAATGGTACGACCCGCCGCGAACGAAACCGTTATTTACCGTTGAAGTCGGAGAACGGCTACGAATAGACCAATTTTACGATGCCAACACACAAGAACCGGCGCTGGCCGCACGGCAGTTAAACCGGCATATTTTGCTTAAATTAGAATCAGGCGTTGCGCCTGAAACAGGAATTAATGATGGAAGCGCTCTATCTTGA
- a CDS encoding phosphopantetheine-binding protein, translating into MEALYLEIKNLIISTLNLDELSADDIDTDAALFGDGLGLDSIDALELGLAVKKQYGVVLSAESEEMRQHFFSVATLASFIQAQRA; encoded by the coding sequence ATGGAAGCGCTCTATCTTGAAATTAAAAATCTAATTATCAGTACATTGAACCTGGACGAGTTGTCCGCTGATGATATCGACACCGATGCCGCGCTGTTTGGCGATGGTCTGGGTCTGGACTCCATCGATGCGCTGGAGCTGGGTCTGGCGGTGAAAAAACAGTACGGCGTGGTGCTGTCGGCAGAAAGCGAAGAGATGCGCCAGCACTTCTTTTCCGTCGCCACGCTGGCATCCTTTATTCAAGCGCAGCGTGCCTGA
- a CDS encoding acyl carrier protein: MTEQKAIYEEVSALLVKVFEIDPQDIKPEARLYEDLELDSIDAIDMIVHLQKKIGKKIKPEDFKTVRTVQDVVDAADRLLKEA; this comes from the coding sequence ATGACCGAACAAAAAGCTATTTACGAAGAAGTCTCCGCGCTGCTGGTGAAGGTGTTTGAAATCGATCCGCAGGATATTAAACCTGAGGCCCGCCTGTACGAAGACCTCGAACTGGACAGCATCGACGCCATCGACATGATCGTCCATCTACAAAAGAAAATCGGCAAGAAAATCAAGCCAGAAGACTTTAAAACCGTACGCACCGTGCAGGACGTGGTCGATGCGGCGGATCGCCTGCTGAAAGAAGCGTAA
- a CDS encoding AMP-binding protein produces MMQPLTLAQWLSAPRPPQTLIAWQEAHSWTLAHLRYDVAHLLNNLQQQPGERWALCFDNSYLFLVALLATLHAGKTPVLPGHSRAALLHEQRALFDGILSDKTLPWRGPLRVIQSAMATASHEYAFPAIGDNACIELFTSGSTGEPKRISKPVKSLDREAALIAAHYAGRLTGSRVVASVAPQHLYGLTFRLFLPMALGLPLHAAMIEYAEQLAALSHDHHYLFISSPAFLKRLDYRLIPPPVAMILSAGGKLPWQDAVHTANWFNTWPDEIYGSTESGVIACRQRLQDNAPWQPFPGIRFQPQGNTIRLFSPLIADDNGLVIDDILHFNESGQFQLAGRRDRVVKIEEKRISLSEVEYRLLQLDGILEAAVLPITRGSRQSVGALLVLDHDARRRWGKSQELQWRKALRASLEPVAIPRYWRVVDEIPVNSMNKRVYAQLQELFHEAP; encoded by the coding sequence ATGATGCAGCCCCTCACGCTGGCCCAGTGGCTCAGCGCCCCGCGTCCGCCGCAAACGCTGATTGCGTGGCAGGAAGCGCACAGCTGGACGCTGGCGCATCTGCGCTATGATGTCGCTCACCTGCTTAACAACCTGCAACAACAGCCAGGCGAGCGTTGGGCGCTCTGCTTTGACAACAGCTACCTGTTTTTGGTCGCGCTGTTGGCCACGCTGCATGCGGGGAAAACGCCAGTGCTTCCTGGCCATAGCCGAGCGGCGCTATTACACGAACAGCGAGCGCTTTTCGACGGCATCCTGAGCGATAAGACGCTGCCATGGCGCGGGCCGCTGCGGGTTATCCAGTCCGCCATGGCGACCGCATCCCACGAATACGCGTTCCCGGCGATCGGCGATAACGCCTGCATTGAGCTTTTTACCTCCGGTTCTACCGGTGAACCAAAGCGAATTAGTAAGCCCGTTAAGAGTCTCGACCGCGAGGCGGCGCTGATAGCCGCGCACTATGCCGGGCGCCTGACAGGCAGTCGGGTAGTGGCATCGGTCGCGCCGCAGCACTTGTACGGCCTGACGTTCCGTCTGTTCCTGCCAATGGCGCTGGGGTTGCCGCTGCACGCGGCGATGATTGAGTACGCCGAGCAGCTGGCGGCATTAAGCCATGATCATCATTATTTGTTTATCAGTAGCCCGGCTTTTCTCAAACGTCTCGACTATCGGCTTATCCCGCCGCCGGTCGCGATGATTTTGTCCGCCGGCGGCAAGCTGCCCTGGCAGGATGCCGTGCACACCGCTAACTGGTTCAATACCTGGCCGGATGAAATCTACGGCAGCACGGAAAGCGGGGTTATCGCCTGCCGCCAGCGCCTGCAGGATAATGCGCCGTGGCAGCCGTTCCCCGGCATCCGCTTTCAGCCGCAGGGCAACACAATTCGTCTATTTTCGCCGCTTATCGCCGACGATAACGGCCTGGTTATCGATGATATTTTGCATTTCAATGAAAGCGGTCAATTCCAGCTGGCAGGTCGTCGCGACCGGGTAGTGAAAATTGAAGAGAAGCGCATTTCACTAAGCGAAGTGGAATACCGGTTACTGCAACTGGATGGCATTCTTGAGGCCGCCGTCCTGCCGATTACCCGCGGCAGCCGCCAGAGCGTTGGCGCGTTGTTAGTGCTCGATCATGACGCCCGCCGCCGCTGGGGGAAAAGCCAGGAATTACAATGGCGGAAAGCGCTGCGCGCCTCGCTGGAACCTGTGGCCATCCCTCGCTACTGGCGGGTGGTTGACGAGATCCCCGTTAATAGCATGAATAAGCGTGTCTACGCGCAATTACAGGAGTTATTTCATGAAGCCCCATGA
- a CDS encoding beta-hydroxyacyl-ACP dehydratase, whose translation MKPHEIERRQPQADRVEIVLSLDPALFWFRGHFAVQPLLPGVAQIDWAMHYATRLLAPGWRFHDIQNVKFQSPLLPGAIVTLTLTWQEARQTLTFSYQRHDGETRHTASSGKIRLCR comes from the coding sequence ATGAAGCCCCATGAAATTGAGCGCCGTCAGCCGCAAGCCGATCGGGTTGAAATCGTGCTCTCTCTCGACCCGGCGCTATTCTGGTTTCGCGGCCATTTTGCCGTGCAGCCGCTGCTACCCGGCGTCGCACAGATCGATTGGGCGATGCATTACGCCACCCGCCTGCTCGCGCCCGGCTGGCGCTTTCATGACATTCAGAACGTGAAATTTCAGTCGCCGCTGCTGCCGGGCGCGATCGTCACGCTCACCCTGACATGGCAGGAGGCGCGCCAGACCCTGACCTTTAGCTATCAGCGCCACGACGGTGAAACCCGGCACACCGCCAGCAGCGGGAAAATTCGCTTATGCCGCTAG
- a CDS encoding glycosyltransferase family 2 protein: MPLAFSPCVLIPCYNHGAMMPRVLARLQPFGLPCIVVDDGSDSSTRQQLERLAAETANLTLIRLPQNAGKGAAVIRGLQAAAQAGFSHTVQVDADGQHAIEDIPQLLALAQAHPEALISGQPIYDDSIPRSRLYGRWITHVWVWIETLSLQLKDSMCGFRVYPVTPTLQLAQRVSLGQRMDFDTEVMVRLYWQGNTSYFVPTRVTYPPDGLSHFDAIKDNCRISLMHTRLFLGMLPRIPSLLFRRASPHWARQQEVKGLWGMRLMLLVWRLLGRKAFSLLLYPVVGVYWLTAATARRASQQWITRVREQFAARQMPIPPTLTSYRHFQRFGEAMLDKIASWRGELQFGRDVVFTAGAEETLNISDPRGKLLLVSHLGDVEACRALAQLQGGKTINALVFSENAQRFKQIMTEMAPQAGLNLMPVNDIGPDTAILLQEKLERGEWIAIVGDRIAVNPQRGGEWRVCWSRFMGQAAPFPQGPFILAAILRCPVNLLFALRQQGKLRIYCEPFADPLLLPRADRQQALQHIIDRYAERLEHYALQSPLDWFNFFDFWRLPDPKNKE; encoded by the coding sequence ATGCCGCTAGCTTTCTCTCCCTGCGTGCTGATCCCCTGCTATAACCACGGCGCCATGATGCCCCGGGTGCTGGCGCGCCTGCAGCCCTTTGGCCTGCCTTGCATCGTGGTGGACGACGGCAGCGATAGCAGTACGCGGCAGCAGTTGGAGCGGCTGGCGGCGGAAACCGCTAATCTGACCTTAATCCGCTTACCACAGAACGCGGGCAAAGGCGCAGCGGTGATCCGTGGGCTACAGGCCGCAGCGCAAGCCGGTTTCAGCCACACGGTGCAGGTCGATGCCGATGGTCAGCACGCCATCGAAGATATTCCGCAACTGTTGGCGCTGGCGCAGGCCCATCCCGAAGCGCTGATTTCCGGGCAACCGATTTACGACGACTCCATCCCGCGTTCCCGCCTCTACGGGCGCTGGATAACCCACGTCTGGGTATGGATTGAAACGCTGTCGCTGCAGTTGAAAGACAGCATGTGCGGTTTTCGCGTCTACCCGGTGACGCCAACGCTACAGCTGGCGCAGCGCGTGTCACTCGGCCAGCGAATGGATTTTGATACCGAAGTGATGGTGCGCCTCTACTGGCAGGGAAATACCAGCTATTTTGTGCCAACCCGCGTGACCTACCCGCCGGACGGTTTGTCGCATTTTGATGCCATCAAAGATAACTGCCGCATCTCGCTGATGCACACGCGTCTGTTCCTCGGCATGCTGCCGCGGATCCCCTCGCTGTTGTTTCGCCGCGCCTCGCCGCACTGGGCGCGTCAGCAGGAGGTAAAAGGATTATGGGGAATGCGCCTGATGCTACTGGTGTGGCGGCTGCTGGGGCGCAAGGCGTTCTCGCTGCTGCTTTATCCGGTGGTCGGCGTGTACTGGCTGACGGCCGCGACGGCCCGCCGTGCTTCGCAACAATGGATAACCCGCGTGCGCGAACAGTTCGCCGCTCGCCAGATGCCGATACCGCCAACGCTAACCAGCTATCGGCACTTCCAGCGCTTCGGCGAAGCGATGCTGGATAAAATCGCCAGCTGGCGCGGCGAGTTGCAGTTCGGCCGCGACGTGGTTTTTACCGCAGGCGCCGAGGAGACGCTAAATATCAGCGATCCGCGGGGGAAGCTGCTGTTGGTTTCGCATCTCGGTGATGTCGAAGCCTGCCGCGCGCTGGCGCAACTACAGGGCGGCAAAACCATCAACGCTCTGGTATTCAGCGAAAATGCGCAACGTTTTAAACAGATTATGACGGAAATGGCCCCTCAGGCCGGGCTCAACCTGATGCCAGTGAACGATATCGGCCCGGATACCGCCATCCTGTTGCAAGAAAAGCTGGAGCGCGGCGAGTGGATCGCGATTGTCGGCGACCGTATTGCGGTTAACCCGCAGCGCGGCGGAGAATGGCGTGTCTGCTGGAGCCGTTTTATGGGGCAAGCCGCCCCCTTCCCGCAGGGGCCATTTATCCTCGCCGCCATTTTGCGCTGCCCGGTTAATTTGCTTTTCGCTCTCCGCCAGCAGGGCAAACTGCGCATTTACTGCGAGCCGTTCGCCGACCCGCTGCTATTACCGCGCGCCGATCGCCAACAGGCATTGCAACACATCATCGACCGCTACGCCGAACGGCTGGAACACTACGCGCTGCAGTCGCCGCTCGACTGGTTTAACTTTTTCGATTTCTGGCGTTTGCCGGATCCCAAAAACAAGGAGTAA
- a CDS encoding acyl-CoA thioesterase, with amino-acid sequence MLNDPRFTAEVELTIPFHDIDMMGVVWHGNYFRYFEIAREALLNQFNYGYRQMKASGYLWPVVDTRVKYRDVITFEQRIRVRARIEEFENRLRIGYEIFDVDSGKRTTTGYTIQVAVDENSREMCFVSPDILFERMGVTP; translated from the coding sequence GTGCTTAACGATCCCCGTTTTACTGCTGAAGTAGAGCTGACTATTCCGTTTCATGACATCGATATGATGGGCGTCGTGTGGCATGGCAACTATTTCCGCTACTTCGAAATTGCCCGTGAGGCGCTGCTTAACCAGTTCAACTACGGCTACCGGCAGATGAAAGCCTCAGGCTATTTGTGGCCGGTGGTCGATACCCGCGTGAAATACCGCGACGTTATCACCTTCGAGCAGCGCATTCGCGTGCGCGCGCGGATAGAAGAGTTTGAGAACCGCCTACGCATTGGCTACGAAATTTTTGATGTCGATAGCGGCAAGCGCACCACCACCGGCTACACCATCCAGGTTGCGGTGGATGAAAACAGCCGCGAGATGTGTTTCGTCAGCCCGGATATCCTGTTTGAACGCATGGGGGTTACGCCATGA
- a CDS encoding outer membrane lipoprotein carrier protein LolA produces MRLLLLLGLFISPLVSALTLDDLQKQFSEQPVVRAHFDQVRTIKDLPQPLRSQGQMLIARDKGLLWDQTSPFPMQLLLDDKRMVQAINGQPPQTITAENNPQMFQFNHLLRALFQADRKVLEDNFRVEFADKGEGQWTLRLTPITTPLDKIFARIDLAGKDYLEHIQLNDKQGDRTDITLSQHQLTPAQLTDDERQRFATQ; encoded by the coding sequence ATGAGATTACTGCTGCTGTTAGGGCTGTTTATCAGCCCGCTGGTCAGCGCCCTCACGCTTGATGACCTGCAAAAACAATTTAGCGAACAGCCGGTGGTACGCGCCCACTTCGATCAAGTTCGCACGATTAAGGATCTGCCGCAGCCGCTGCGATCCCAGGGGCAGATGTTGATCGCCCGCGATAAGGGGTTGCTGTGGGATCAAACCTCACCGTTCCCGATGCAGCTGTTGCTGGATGACAAACGGATGGTGCAGGCGATCAACGGCCAGCCGCCGCAAACCATTACTGCCGAAAACAATCCGCAGATGTTCCAGTTCAACCATTTGCTGCGCGCGCTGTTCCAGGCGGATCGAAAAGTCCTGGAAGATAACTTCCGCGTGGAATTTGCCGATAAAGGCGAAGGCCAGTGGACGCTGCGCCTGACGCCCATCACTACGCCGCTGGATAAGATTTTTGCCCGCATCGATTTGGCCGGGAAAGACTATCTGGAACATATTCAGCTCAACGACAAGCAAGGCGATCGCACCGATATCACCCTTTCCCAACACCAATTGACGCCTGCGCAACTGACCGATGACGAACGCCAACGCTTTGCCACCCAGTAA
- a CDS encoding MMPL family transporter, with the protein MTNANALPPSKRPALLWAVVCLLLAGALLALLPQARLNSSVLAMLPKQTLGAIPPSLNDGFMQRLDRQLVWLVSPGKQADPQVAGDWLRLLQTSKALADVKGPMNADNQQAWGTFFWQHRNGLIDPATRARLQNGGEAQAQWILSQLYSAFSGVSGKELQNDPLMLMRGSQLAMAKGGQRMQLQDGWLVTKDAQGNLWYLLHGELAGSSFDMQQTHRLVTTLGELEKQWKTQHPQAQLLSRGTVFYSDYASQQAKHDISTLGAATLFGVILLIVATFRSLRPLLLCLISIAIGALAGTVVTLLLFGELHLMTLVMSMSIIGISADYTLYYLTERMVHGAESTPWQSLAKVRHALLLALLTTVAAYLIMMLAPFPAIRQMALFAAVGLSASCLTVIFWHPWLCRGLPVRPVPAMALLLRWLAAWRRHKKLSIGLPVALALFSLAGLATLRVDDDISQLQALPQDILAQEKAITALTGQSVDQKWFVIYGKTAQQTLQRLEAFMPALTQAQSDGLLGGYRAIPLNSLARQQQDLALLQRAAPTVSNVLNHAGLATINPDLNPMPVTVDVWLASPASEGWRLLWLTLPDGESGVLVPVSGVKDSAALKTLSTQQAGVAWVDRKSDFDQLFALYRHILTGLLGVALAVIACGAMLRLGWRKGLVSLVPSVLSLGCGLAVLAFSGHAVNLFSLLALVLVLGIGINYTLFFSNPRGTPLTSLLAVTLAMMTTLLTLGMLVFSTTQAISSFGIVLVSGIFAAFLLSPLAMPTKKEKKRR; encoded by the coding sequence ATGACGAACGCCAACGCTTTGCCACCCAGTAAACGCCCCGCGTTGTTATGGGCCGTCGTCTGCCTGCTCCTGGCGGGCGCGCTGCTGGCGCTGCTGCCGCAGGCCCGGCTCAACAGCAGCGTACTGGCGATGCTGCCGAAGCAGACGCTTGGCGCAATCCCGCCCAGCCTGAACGACGGTTTTATGCAGCGCCTTGATCGCCAGCTGGTCTGGCTGGTCAGCCCCGGTAAACAGGCCGACCCGCAGGTGGCCGGCGACTGGCTGCGTCTGCTGCAAACCTCGAAGGCGCTGGCAGACGTCAAAGGCCCAATGAATGCCGATAATCAGCAGGCCTGGGGGACCTTTTTCTGGCAGCATCGTAACGGTTTAATTGACCCCGCTACCCGCGCGCGCCTGCAAAACGGCGGCGAAGCGCAGGCGCAATGGATCCTCTCACAGCTCTATTCGGCATTTTCCGGCGTCAGCGGCAAAGAACTGCAAAACGATCCTCTGATGTTGATGCGCGGCTCGCAGCTGGCGATGGCGAAAGGCGGCCAGCGGATGCAACTGCAGGATGGCTGGCTGGTGACCAAAGATGCCCAGGGCAACCTCTGGTATCTGTTGCATGGCGAACTGGCGGGTTCCTCATTCGATATGCAGCAGACGCACCGGCTGGTCACTACGCTCGGAGAGCTGGAGAAGCAGTGGAAAACGCAGCATCCGCAGGCGCAGCTGCTGTCGCGCGGCACCGTGTTCTATAGCGATTACGCCAGTCAGCAGGCGAAGCACGATATTTCTACACTCGGCGCGGCGACGCTGTTCGGCGTGATCCTGCTTATCGTCGCGACGTTTCGTTCGCTGCGCCCGCTGCTGCTGTGCCTGATTTCCATCGCCATCGGCGCGCTGGCCGGCACCGTCGTCACGCTGCTGCTATTTGGCGAGCTGCATCTGATGACCCTGGTGATGAGCATGAGCATCATCGGCATCTCCGCCGACTATACGCTCTATTATCTGACCGAACGGATGGTGCATGGCGCGGAATCAACCCCGTGGCAAAGCCTCGCCAAAGTGCGTCATGCGTTGCTGCTGGCGCTACTTACTACCGTGGCGGCTTATCTGATTATGATGCTGGCCCCCTTTCCGGCGATTCGCCAGATGGCGCTCTTCGCGGCGGTCGGCCTGAGCGCCTCGTGTCTGACGGTAATTTTCTGGCATCCATGGTTGTGCCGTGGACTTCCCGTGCGCCCGGTTCCGGCGATGGCATTGTTGTTACGCTGGCTTGCCGCCTGGCGACGCCATAAAAAGCTGTCCATCGGCCTCCCCGTCGCGCTGGCCCTGTTCTCGCTGGCGGGTCTCGCGACGCTGCGGGTGGATGATGATATTTCGCAGCTCCAGGCGTTGCCGCAGGATATCCTGGCCCAGGAAAAAGCCATCACCGCGCTCACCGGGCAAAGCGTCGATCAAAAGTGGTTTGTGATTTACGGCAAAACGGCCCAGCAGACGCTGCAGCGCCTGGAGGCATTTATGCCCGCGCTGACGCAGGCGCAAAGCGACGGCCTGCTCGGCGGATATCGCGCTATCCCCCTGAATTCACTCGCTCGCCAACAGCAGGATCTTGCCCTGCTGCAACGCGCCGCGCCCACCGTCAGTAACGTGCTGAACCACGCCGGACTGGCAACGATCAATCCCGATCTCAACCCGATGCCAGTGACCGTCGACGTCTGGCTTGCCAGCCCGGCCAGCGAAGGCTGGCGACTGCTGTGGCTGACGCTGCCGGATGGCGAAAGCGGCGTACTGGTTCCGGTAAGCGGCGTGAAAGACAGCGCGGCGCTAAAAACGCTTAGTACACAACAGGCTGGCGTTGCGTGGGTCGATCGCAAAAGCGATTTCGACCAGTTGTTCGCGCTCTACCGCCACATTCTAACCGGCCTGCTGGGCGTTGCGCTGGCGGTGATTGCCTGCGGCGCTATGCTCCGCCTTGGCTGGCGCAAAGGGCTGGTTAGCCTGGTGCCGTCGGTATTGTCGCTGGGATGCGGGCTGGCGGTGCTGGCATTTAGCGGCCACGCGGTTAACCTGTTCTCCTTGCTGGCGCTGGTGCTGGTACTGGGCATCGGCATTAACTACACGCTGTTTTTCAGCAACCCGCGCGGTACGCCGCTGACATCGCTGCTGGCGGTCACCCTGGCGATGATGACCACCTTATTGACGCTCGGCATGTTGGTGTTTAGCACCACGCAGGCCATTAGCAGTTTTGGTATTGTTTTGGTAAGCGGCATTTTCGCCGCCTTCCTGCTTTCGCCGTTAGCGATGCCGACCAAAAAAGAGAAAAAAAGACGATGA